A part of Aegilops tauschii subsp. strangulata cultivar AL8/78 chromosome 2, Aet v6.0, whole genome shotgun sequence genomic DNA contains:
- the LOC109747038 gene encoding uncharacterized protein isoform X2: MRTVEQLMEQGWVYRTAQLFTIWDIQAAVLSSFAAHLVLVILAGARRRKASGVRMLLLWLAYQLGNFVAPYALTNLSLCDPSPRQQLIAFWAPFLLHHLAGPDNISALSLEDNALSGREVLTVASRIGGATYVLYKHVYIGGGGGGALIPASIIIFAVGATKYAERAFALWRGDLANIRSSSKKKGQLSRFITTCSGTLAIRSTGWERCLDDEDALMVAHAMLPLCRRAMADSSVPADGDTLHASREIFGTSWDDTCKVVEMELSLMYDILYTKEAVVHTWHGYGIRVISPAAIAATTVLFGFYYSKEGQSKPDVMITYVLLAATFLLDTSWLLRALGSTWMHGFLQCSWLHHAILCTGRWRRLGRVIVSLDLGRLRLTATPRSPSSYRRWSGKVGQYSLLREVTREMSLCGKAAKKIGLENVWKEYQHSNTHKLSHEVKEAIFTRVTKVLRLTYQEANKHKNVGYSMTNITTNWGQVTAKRFASKSEEKTVHLAFGREFQEDILVWHIATQVFLMCGSLLHGKHSGAHANAIKALSDYLMFLVAVRRHMLPGLKLRSLYERTFESLQRVWSKDRGKAGSCCSTTEEEQLARILRHKKDDADRGWGMKDAEISIISDGANLAIELLEAGAEEFQMPLLLELVFNVWVDKLLHAATLCSPESHAMQLSRGGELTTIVWIMVQHAGPFTIGEKGPDDDDEEPTDDETQQVKHGDKVGEEKKATDGKRGRDKEPLSDPYPGYPAEPPKPKWASEPPPPKPKSASDPPPPKPSLAELKPESAPPPGAAPPPPKTDVGEPIAVQTRAPKRRRERRRRYATLYPID, encoded by the exons AT GAGAACGGTGGAACAACTAATGGAACAAGGATGGGTATACCGGACGGCGCAGTTGTTCACTATATGGGATATTCAGGCAGCGGTCCTCTCGAGCTTCGCAGCACATCTTGTCCTAGTAATACTCGCTGGTGCCCGTCGGCGCAAGGCCTCCGGTGTGCGGATGCTCCTCCTCTGGCTGGCGTACCAGCTGGGCAACTTTGTCGCGCCCTACGCCCTCACCAACCTGTCCCTCTGCGACCCGTCCCCGAGGCAGCAGCTGATCGCATTCTGGGCGCCGTTTCTGCTGCACCATCTCGCCGGTCCGGACAACATCAGCGCCCTCTCCCTGGAGGACAATGCGCTCTCTGGGCGCGAAGTGCTGACGGTGGCGTCGCGGATCGGAGGAGCCACCTATGTGCTATACAAGCATGTGTAcatcggcggcggtggcggtggggCTTTGATCCCGGCGTCCATCATCATCTTCGCCGTGGGTGCTACCAAGTACGCTGAGAGGGCATTTGCGCTATGGCGAGGCGACTTGGCCAACATCCGGAGCTcgagcaagaagaagggtcaacTGAGTAGATTCATCACTACTTGCTCGGGCACACTAGCGATCAGAAGTACAGGATGGGAGCGTTGTCTTGACGATGAGGATGCGCTGATGGTCGCGCACGCCATGCTCCCGCTCTGCAGGCGTGCTATGGCTGATTCTTCGGTCCCCGCGGACGGTGATACCCTCCATGCAAGCAGGGAAATATTCGGCACCAGCTGGGATGACACGTGCAAGGTAGTGGAGATGGAGCTGTCGCTCATGTACGACATCCTCTACACCAAGGAGGCCGTTGTCCACACCTGGCATGGTTACGGCATCCGTGTCATATCGCCGGCAGCCATTGCCGCCACGACGGTGCTGTTTGGATTCTACTACAGCAAAGAAGGCCAGAGCAAACCGGACGTGATGATCACCTACGTCTTGCTGGCAGCTACCTTCCTCCTGGATACGAGTTGGCTGTTGAGGGCACTTGGGTCGACCTGGATGCACGGTTTCCTGCAGTGCAGCTGGCTTCACCACGCCATTCTATGCACCGGCAGATGGCGCCGGCTCGGTCGTGTGATTGTGTCTTTAGACCTTGGCCGGCTTCGCCTCACGGCAACCCCGAGGAGTCCAAGTAGCTACAGAAGGTGGTCTGGCAAAGTTGGACAGTACAGCTTGCTGCGCGAGGTCACGCGAGAGATGAGCCTATGCGGCAAAGCGGCGAAGAAGATTGGACTGGAAAACGTTTGGAAGGAATATCAGCACTCAAACACACACAAGCTTTCACATGAGGTCAAGGAGGCTATTTTCACACGGGTAACAAAGGTTCTGAGATTAACATACCAGGAGGCTAACAAGCACAAGAATGTTGGCTACTCCATGACTAACATCACTACCAACTGGGGTCAAGTGACAGCCAAGAGGTTTGCCAGCAAGAGTGAAGAGAAGACAGTCCACCTGGCCTTTGGCCGCGAATTCCAGGAGGACATCCTTGTGTGGCACATCGCCACCCAAGTTTTCCTCATGTGTGGATCACTGCTCCATGGCAAGCATTCAGGCGCGCATGCTAACGCGATCAAGGCGCTCTCCGATTATCTCATGTTCCTGGTCGCGGTGCGCCGACACATGCTGCCGGGGCTTAAGCTTCGCAGCCTGTATGAAAGAACATTTGAGTCCTTGCAGCGCGTATGGAGCAAGGACCGGGGCAAGGCTGGCTCCTGCTGCAGCACCACGGAGGAGGAACAGCTTGCCCGGATCCTGCGCCATAAAAAGGATGACGCCGATCGTGGGTGGGGTATGAAGGATGCTGAAATTAGCATCATCTCAGACGGAGCTAATCTTGCCATTGAGCTGCTTGAGGCTGGGGCTGAAGAGTTTCAGATGCCACTGCTGCTGGAGCTCGTCTTCAACGTGTGGGTGGACAAGCTGCTGCATGCGGCTACCCTATGCAGCCCGGAGTCCCACGCCATGCAGCTTAGCCGTGGCGGTGAGCTCACAACCATCGTCTGGATTATGGTACAGCATGCTGGCCCGTTCACGATAGGCGAGAAAGGtcccgatgatgatgatgaggaacCAACAGATGATGAAACGCAACAAGTTAAGCATGGTGACAAGGTGGGTGAGGAAAAGAAGGCCACCGATGGAAAGCGGGGACGGGACAAGGAACCATTATCTGATCCTTATCCTGGTTATCCAGCTGAACCACCCAAACCGAAATGGGCTTCAGAGCCTCCACCACCAAAACCGAAATCAGCTTCAGACCCTCCACCACCGAAACCTTCCCTAGCTGAACTGAAACCGGAATCGGCTCCACCCCCAGGCGCTGCACCTCCACCACCAAAGACCGACGTGGGCGAACCAATTGCAGTGCAAACTCGAGCACCCAAACGCCGTCGTGAGAGAAGAAGAAGGTATGCTACTCTGTATCCAATAGACTGA
- the LOC109747038 gene encoding uncharacterized protein isoform X1 — MKAALELLPGWSCVALKQSHVLLSLRCCNPTTTSRQIGRLARRTVEQLMEQGWVYRTAQLFTIWDIQAAVLSSFAAHLVLVILAGARRRKASGVRMLLLWLAYQLGNFVAPYALTNLSLCDPSPRQQLIAFWAPFLLHHLAGPDNISALSLEDNALSGREVLTVASRIGGATYVLYKHVYIGGGGGGALIPASIIIFAVGATKYAERAFALWRGDLANIRSSSKKKGQLSRFITTCSGTLAIRSTGWERCLDDEDALMVAHAMLPLCRRAMADSSVPADGDTLHASREIFGTSWDDTCKVVEMELSLMYDILYTKEAVVHTWHGYGIRVISPAAIAATTVLFGFYYSKEGQSKPDVMITYVLLAATFLLDTSWLLRALGSTWMHGFLQCSWLHHAILCTGRWRRLGRVIVSLDLGRLRLTATPRSPSSYRRWSGKVGQYSLLREVTREMSLCGKAAKKIGLENVWKEYQHSNTHKLSHEVKEAIFTRVTKVLRLTYQEANKHKNVGYSMTNITTNWGQVTAKRFASKSEEKTVHLAFGREFQEDILVWHIATQVFLMCGSLLHGKHSGAHANAIKALSDYLMFLVAVRRHMLPGLKLRSLYERTFESLQRVWSKDRGKAGSCCSTTEEEQLARILRHKKDDADRGWGMKDAEISIISDGANLAIELLEAGAEEFQMPLLLELVFNVWVDKLLHAATLCSPESHAMQLSRGGELTTIVWIMVQHAGPFTIGEKGPDDDDEEPTDDETQQVKHGDKVGEEKKATDGKRGRDKEPLSDPYPGYPAEPPKPKWASEPPPPKPKSASDPPPPKPSLAELKPESAPPPGAAPPPPKTDVGEPIAVQTRAPKRRRERRRRYATLYPID; from the exons ATGAAAGCTGCGCTGGAGCTTTTGCCGGGATGGAGCTGCGTAGCATTGAAGCAGTCGCATGTACTCCTGTCATTGCGTTGCTGTAATCCAACGACCACTAGTAGGCAGATCGGACGGCTGGCAAG GAGAACGGTGGAACAACTAATGGAACAAGGATGGGTATACCGGACGGCGCAGTTGTTCACTATATGGGATATTCAGGCAGCGGTCCTCTCGAGCTTCGCAGCACATCTTGTCCTAGTAATACTCGCTGGTGCCCGTCGGCGCAAGGCCTCCGGTGTGCGGATGCTCCTCCTCTGGCTGGCGTACCAGCTGGGCAACTTTGTCGCGCCCTACGCCCTCACCAACCTGTCCCTCTGCGACCCGTCCCCGAGGCAGCAGCTGATCGCATTCTGGGCGCCGTTTCTGCTGCACCATCTCGCCGGTCCGGACAACATCAGCGCCCTCTCCCTGGAGGACAATGCGCTCTCTGGGCGCGAAGTGCTGACGGTGGCGTCGCGGATCGGAGGAGCCACCTATGTGCTATACAAGCATGTGTAcatcggcggcggtggcggtggggCTTTGATCCCGGCGTCCATCATCATCTTCGCCGTGGGTGCTACCAAGTACGCTGAGAGGGCATTTGCGCTATGGCGAGGCGACTTGGCCAACATCCGGAGCTcgagcaagaagaagggtcaacTGAGTAGATTCATCACTACTTGCTCGGGCACACTAGCGATCAGAAGTACAGGATGGGAGCGTTGTCTTGACGATGAGGATGCGCTGATGGTCGCGCACGCCATGCTCCCGCTCTGCAGGCGTGCTATGGCTGATTCTTCGGTCCCCGCGGACGGTGATACCCTCCATGCAAGCAGGGAAATATTCGGCACCAGCTGGGATGACACGTGCAAGGTAGTGGAGATGGAGCTGTCGCTCATGTACGACATCCTCTACACCAAGGAGGCCGTTGTCCACACCTGGCATGGTTACGGCATCCGTGTCATATCGCCGGCAGCCATTGCCGCCACGACGGTGCTGTTTGGATTCTACTACAGCAAAGAAGGCCAGAGCAAACCGGACGTGATGATCACCTACGTCTTGCTGGCAGCTACCTTCCTCCTGGATACGAGTTGGCTGTTGAGGGCACTTGGGTCGACCTGGATGCACGGTTTCCTGCAGTGCAGCTGGCTTCACCACGCCATTCTATGCACCGGCAGATGGCGCCGGCTCGGTCGTGTGATTGTGTCTTTAGACCTTGGCCGGCTTCGCCTCACGGCAACCCCGAGGAGTCCAAGTAGCTACAGAAGGTGGTCTGGCAAAGTTGGACAGTACAGCTTGCTGCGCGAGGTCACGCGAGAGATGAGCCTATGCGGCAAAGCGGCGAAGAAGATTGGACTGGAAAACGTTTGGAAGGAATATCAGCACTCAAACACACACAAGCTTTCACATGAGGTCAAGGAGGCTATTTTCACACGGGTAACAAAGGTTCTGAGATTAACATACCAGGAGGCTAACAAGCACAAGAATGTTGGCTACTCCATGACTAACATCACTACCAACTGGGGTCAAGTGACAGCCAAGAGGTTTGCCAGCAAGAGTGAAGAGAAGACAGTCCACCTGGCCTTTGGCCGCGAATTCCAGGAGGACATCCTTGTGTGGCACATCGCCACCCAAGTTTTCCTCATGTGTGGATCACTGCTCCATGGCAAGCATTCAGGCGCGCATGCTAACGCGATCAAGGCGCTCTCCGATTATCTCATGTTCCTGGTCGCGGTGCGCCGACACATGCTGCCGGGGCTTAAGCTTCGCAGCCTGTATGAAAGAACATTTGAGTCCTTGCAGCGCGTATGGAGCAAGGACCGGGGCAAGGCTGGCTCCTGCTGCAGCACCACGGAGGAGGAACAGCTTGCCCGGATCCTGCGCCATAAAAAGGATGACGCCGATCGTGGGTGGGGTATGAAGGATGCTGAAATTAGCATCATCTCAGACGGAGCTAATCTTGCCATTGAGCTGCTTGAGGCTGGGGCTGAAGAGTTTCAGATGCCACTGCTGCTGGAGCTCGTCTTCAACGTGTGGGTGGACAAGCTGCTGCATGCGGCTACCCTATGCAGCCCGGAGTCCCACGCCATGCAGCTTAGCCGTGGCGGTGAGCTCACAACCATCGTCTGGATTATGGTACAGCATGCTGGCCCGTTCACGATAGGCGAGAAAGGtcccgatgatgatgatgaggaacCAACAGATGATGAAACGCAACAAGTTAAGCATGGTGACAAGGTGGGTGAGGAAAAGAAGGCCACCGATGGAAAGCGGGGACGGGACAAGGAACCATTATCTGATCCTTATCCTGGTTATCCAGCTGAACCACCCAAACCGAAATGGGCTTCAGAGCCTCCACCACCAAAACCGAAATCAGCTTCAGACCCTCCACCACCGAAACCTTCCCTAGCTGAACTGAAACCGGAATCGGCTCCACCCCCAGGCGCTGCACCTCCACCACCAAAGACCGACGTGGGCGAACCAATTGCAGTGCAAACTCGAGCACCCAAACGCCGTCGTGAGAGAAGAAGAAGGTATGCTACTCTGTATCCAATAGACTGA
- the LOC109747038 gene encoding uncharacterized protein isoform X3, producing the protein MEQGWVYRTAQLFTIWDIQAAVLSSFAAHLVLVILAGARRRKASGVRMLLLWLAYQLGNFVAPYALTNLSLCDPSPRQQLIAFWAPFLLHHLAGPDNISALSLEDNALSGREVLTVASRIGGATYVLYKHVYIGGGGGGALIPASIIIFAVGATKYAERAFALWRGDLANIRSSSKKKGQLSRFITTCSGTLAIRSTGWERCLDDEDALMVAHAMLPLCRRAMADSSVPADGDTLHASREIFGTSWDDTCKVVEMELSLMYDILYTKEAVVHTWHGYGIRVISPAAIAATTVLFGFYYSKEGQSKPDVMITYVLLAATFLLDTSWLLRALGSTWMHGFLQCSWLHHAILCTGRWRRLGRVIVSLDLGRLRLTATPRSPSSYRRWSGKVGQYSLLREVTREMSLCGKAAKKIGLENVWKEYQHSNTHKLSHEVKEAIFTRVTKVLRLTYQEANKHKNVGYSMTNITTNWGQVTAKRFASKSEEKTVHLAFGREFQEDILVWHIATQVFLMCGSLLHGKHSGAHANAIKALSDYLMFLVAVRRHMLPGLKLRSLYERTFESLQRVWSKDRGKAGSCCSTTEEEQLARILRHKKDDADRGWGMKDAEISIISDGANLAIELLEAGAEEFQMPLLLELVFNVWVDKLLHAATLCSPESHAMQLSRGGELTTIVWIMVQHAGPFTIGEKGPDDDDEEPTDDETQQVKHGDKVGEEKKATDGKRGRDKEPLSDPYPGYPAEPPKPKWASEPPPPKPKSASDPPPPKPSLAELKPESAPPPGAAPPPPKTDVGEPIAVQTRAPKRRRERRRRYATLYPID; encoded by the coding sequence ATGGAACAAGGATGGGTATACCGGACGGCGCAGTTGTTCACTATATGGGATATTCAGGCAGCGGTCCTCTCGAGCTTCGCAGCACATCTTGTCCTAGTAATACTCGCTGGTGCCCGTCGGCGCAAGGCCTCCGGTGTGCGGATGCTCCTCCTCTGGCTGGCGTACCAGCTGGGCAACTTTGTCGCGCCCTACGCCCTCACCAACCTGTCCCTCTGCGACCCGTCCCCGAGGCAGCAGCTGATCGCATTCTGGGCGCCGTTTCTGCTGCACCATCTCGCCGGTCCGGACAACATCAGCGCCCTCTCCCTGGAGGACAATGCGCTCTCTGGGCGCGAAGTGCTGACGGTGGCGTCGCGGATCGGAGGAGCCACCTATGTGCTATACAAGCATGTGTAcatcggcggcggtggcggtggggCTTTGATCCCGGCGTCCATCATCATCTTCGCCGTGGGTGCTACCAAGTACGCTGAGAGGGCATTTGCGCTATGGCGAGGCGACTTGGCCAACATCCGGAGCTcgagcaagaagaagggtcaacTGAGTAGATTCATCACTACTTGCTCGGGCACACTAGCGATCAGAAGTACAGGATGGGAGCGTTGTCTTGACGATGAGGATGCGCTGATGGTCGCGCACGCCATGCTCCCGCTCTGCAGGCGTGCTATGGCTGATTCTTCGGTCCCCGCGGACGGTGATACCCTCCATGCAAGCAGGGAAATATTCGGCACCAGCTGGGATGACACGTGCAAGGTAGTGGAGATGGAGCTGTCGCTCATGTACGACATCCTCTACACCAAGGAGGCCGTTGTCCACACCTGGCATGGTTACGGCATCCGTGTCATATCGCCGGCAGCCATTGCCGCCACGACGGTGCTGTTTGGATTCTACTACAGCAAAGAAGGCCAGAGCAAACCGGACGTGATGATCACCTACGTCTTGCTGGCAGCTACCTTCCTCCTGGATACGAGTTGGCTGTTGAGGGCACTTGGGTCGACCTGGATGCACGGTTTCCTGCAGTGCAGCTGGCTTCACCACGCCATTCTATGCACCGGCAGATGGCGCCGGCTCGGTCGTGTGATTGTGTCTTTAGACCTTGGCCGGCTTCGCCTCACGGCAACCCCGAGGAGTCCAAGTAGCTACAGAAGGTGGTCTGGCAAAGTTGGACAGTACAGCTTGCTGCGCGAGGTCACGCGAGAGATGAGCCTATGCGGCAAAGCGGCGAAGAAGATTGGACTGGAAAACGTTTGGAAGGAATATCAGCACTCAAACACACACAAGCTTTCACATGAGGTCAAGGAGGCTATTTTCACACGGGTAACAAAGGTTCTGAGATTAACATACCAGGAGGCTAACAAGCACAAGAATGTTGGCTACTCCATGACTAACATCACTACCAACTGGGGTCAAGTGACAGCCAAGAGGTTTGCCAGCAAGAGTGAAGAGAAGACAGTCCACCTGGCCTTTGGCCGCGAATTCCAGGAGGACATCCTTGTGTGGCACATCGCCACCCAAGTTTTCCTCATGTGTGGATCACTGCTCCATGGCAAGCATTCAGGCGCGCATGCTAACGCGATCAAGGCGCTCTCCGATTATCTCATGTTCCTGGTCGCGGTGCGCCGACACATGCTGCCGGGGCTTAAGCTTCGCAGCCTGTATGAAAGAACATTTGAGTCCTTGCAGCGCGTATGGAGCAAGGACCGGGGCAAGGCTGGCTCCTGCTGCAGCACCACGGAGGAGGAACAGCTTGCCCGGATCCTGCGCCATAAAAAGGATGACGCCGATCGTGGGTGGGGTATGAAGGATGCTGAAATTAGCATCATCTCAGACGGAGCTAATCTTGCCATTGAGCTGCTTGAGGCTGGGGCTGAAGAGTTTCAGATGCCACTGCTGCTGGAGCTCGTCTTCAACGTGTGGGTGGACAAGCTGCTGCATGCGGCTACCCTATGCAGCCCGGAGTCCCACGCCATGCAGCTTAGCCGTGGCGGTGAGCTCACAACCATCGTCTGGATTATGGTACAGCATGCTGGCCCGTTCACGATAGGCGAGAAAGGtcccgatgatgatgatgaggaacCAACAGATGATGAAACGCAACAAGTTAAGCATGGTGACAAGGTGGGTGAGGAAAAGAAGGCCACCGATGGAAAGCGGGGACGGGACAAGGAACCATTATCTGATCCTTATCCTGGTTATCCAGCTGAACCACCCAAACCGAAATGGGCTTCAGAGCCTCCACCACCAAAACCGAAATCAGCTTCAGACCCTCCACCACCGAAACCTTCCCTAGCTGAACTGAAACCGGAATCGGCTCCACCCCCAGGCGCTGCACCTCCACCACCAAAGACCGACGTGGGCGAACCAATTGCAGTGCAAACTCGAGCACCCAAACGCCGTCGTGAGAGAAGAAGAAGGTATGCTACTCTGTATCCAATAGACTGA